One window of the Fusobacterium animalis 7_1 genome contains the following:
- a CDS encoding peptidoglycan DD-metalloendopeptidase family protein: MKKIVRKTMGYTLILAIVVFSFRLYMISSKEVVDNELFTDYFQVDEAGNGGLELTTSNFTTFEKEYNFVKEEVVEKKEEKPPVQPKRAEKITYKVQKKDTVQSIAKKFGVKPETIMINNQTAMDNKLKRGEVLTFPSIDGLYYKLQKNETLAKVAKKYGVKVVDIVDYNNINPKKLKAGTTLFLKGVTLKKYKDVEQRLIAAQQEKEEQKKEKGQKGKGKKGAGVAPPPDTTGGGDDGGAAVSYSGEGFAFPVRYAGVSSPFGNRYHPVLRRYILHTGVDLVAKYVPLRASKAGVVTFAGNMSGYGKIIIIRHENGYETRYAHLSVISTNVGEHVNKGDLIGKTGNSGRTTGAHLHFEIRHNGVPKNPMKYLQ, encoded by the coding sequence ATGAAAAAAATTGTTAGGAAGACAATGGGCTATACATTGATTCTAGCTATTGTTGTGTTCTCTTTTAGACTATATATGATTTCTAGTAAAGAAGTAGTTGATAATGAATTATTTACTGATTATTTCCAAGTAGATGAGGCTGGAAATGGGGGATTAGAATTAACTACAAGTAACTTTACTACTTTTGAAAAGGAATATAATTTTGTAAAAGAAGAAGTTGTAGAAAAGAAAGAAGAAAAACCACCAGTTCAACCAAAAAGAGCTGAGAAAATAACATATAAAGTACAGAAAAAAGATACTGTTCAATCTATTGCAAAGAAATTTGGTGTTAAGCCAGAAACAATTATGATTAATAATCAAACTGCTATGGATAATAAATTGAAAAGAGGAGAGGTTCTAACTTTCCCATCAATAGATGGACTTTATTATAAACTTCAAAAGAATGAGACTCTTGCAAAAGTTGCTAAAAAATATGGAGTAAAAGTAGTTGACATCGTTGACTATAATAATATTAATCCTAAAAAATTAAAAGCAGGAACAACTTTATTCTTAAAAGGTGTAACATTAAAGAAATATAAGGATGTTGAACAAAGACTTATAGCTGCTCAACAAGAGAAAGAAGAACAAAAGAAAGAAAAAGGGCAAAAAGGCAAAGGTAAAAAAGGAGCAGGAGTAGCCCCACCACCAGATACAACAGGTGGAGGAGATGATGGAGGAGCAGCAGTTTCATATTCAGGAGAAGGATTTGCTTTTCCTGTTAGATATGCAGGAGTGTCTAGTCCATTTGGAAATAGATATCATCCAGTTTTAAGAAGATATATTTTACATACAGGAGTTGACTTGGTTGCTAAATATGTTCCACTTAGAGCTTCTAAGGCAGGTGTTGTAACTTTTGCTGGTAATATGAGTGGATATGGAAAAATAATAATAATTAGGCATGAAAATGGATATGAAACTAGATATGCTCATTTAAGTGTCATTTCAACTAATGTTGGAGAGCATGTAAATAAGGGAGACTTAATAGGAAAAACTGGAAATTCAGGTCGTACAACAGGAGCACATTTACACTTTGAAATCAGACATAATGGAGTTCCAAAAAATCCTATGAAGTATTTACAATAA
- the rho gene encoding transcription termination factor Rho: protein MDILNKLLLKDLQEIAKVMEIETTAGQKKDDLKRLISHSLEENNTVLAYGTLDTAPEGFGFLKETTLGKNIYMSASQIKRFKLRRGDQVLGEVRNPIGEEKNFAIKKVLRANDSNLATLESRVPFEDLIPTYPTQQFKLGLEQDNISGRILDLISPIGKGQRALIIAPPKAGKTTFISSIANALIKGQKDTEVWILLIDERPEEVTDIKENVEGATVFASTFDDDPKNHIKVTEEIIEKAKMKVEDGEHVVILLDSLTRLSRAYNIVIPSSGKLLSGGIDPMALYHPKNFFGAARNIKNGGSLTIIATILVDTGSKMDEVIYEEFKSTGNCDIYLDKQLAEFRVFPAIDITKSGTRKEELLLNKNQIDDIWNLRRLLNDYDNKVSATSALIKAIKTTRNNDELLAHLPKVLYK, encoded by the coding sequence ATGGATATTTTAAATAAACTTCTTTTAAAAGATTTACAAGAGATAGCAAAAGTTATGGAAATAGAAACAACAGCAGGTCAAAAAAAAGATGATTTAAAAAGGTTAATATCGCATTCTCTTGAAGAAAATAACACAGTTCTTGCTTATGGAACATTGGATACTGCTCCTGAGGGATTTGGTTTCTTAAAAGAAACTACATTAGGTAAAAATATCTATATGTCTGCTTCACAAATAAAGAGATTTAAACTTAGAAGAGGAGATCAAGTATTAGGTGAAGTTAGAAACCCCATAGGAGAAGAAAAAAACTTTGCTATAAAAAAGGTTTTAAGAGCTAATGACAGTAATTTAGCTACATTAGAGAGTAGAGTTCCATTTGAAGATTTAATTCCTACCTATCCTACACAACAATTTAAACTTGGATTAGAACAAGATAATATTTCAGGAAGAATTCTTGATTTAATATCACCAATAGGAAAGGGACAAAGAGCACTAATAATTGCACCACCAAAAGCAGGAAAAACAACTTTTATTAGTTCTATTGCCAATGCTTTAATCAAAGGTCAGAAAGATACAGAAGTATGGATATTATTAATAGATGAAAGACCAGAAGAAGTTACAGATATAAAGGAAAATGTTGAAGGTGCAACAGTTTTTGCATCAACTTTTGATGATGATCCTAAAAATCATATCAAAGTAACAGAAGAAATTATTGAAAAAGCTAAAATGAAAGTTGAAGATGGAGAACATGTTGTAATTTTACTTGATTCTTTAACAAGACTTTCAAGAGCTTATAATATTGTAATACCATCAAGTGGTAAACTTCTTTCAGGTGGTATAGATCCAATGGCATTATATCACCCAAAAAACTTTTTTGGTGCAGCAAGAAATATAAAAAATGGAGGAAGTTTAACTATTATTGCAACAATTCTTGTTGATACAGGAAGTAAAATGGATGAAGTTATCTATGAAGAATTTAAGTCAACAGGAAATTGTGATATTTATTTAGATAAACAGTTAGCTGAATTTAGAGTTTTTCCAGCTATTGATATAACTAAATCAGGAACAAGAAAAGAAGAATTGCTTCTTAATAAAAATCAAATAGATGATATTTGGAATTTAAGAAGATTATTAAATGATTATGATAATAAAGTTAGTGCTACCTCAGCATTAATAAAAGCTATAAAAACAACTAGAAACAATGATGAATTATTAGCACACTTACCAAAGGTTTTGTACAAATAA